Proteins from a single region of Leuconostoc gasicomitatum LMG 18811:
- a CDS encoding peptidyl-prolyl cis-trans isomerase, whose product MRKFIWGLLTVIFIGGLVFLSLNSSKTLMTSDSGKITEKQFINDVKKSSAGQQEFANMTINKVLDNQYGGNVSKADIQNAYDTQKAQYGDSFKSVLASNNATEDQFKTNIKNNLVMNAAIKANYKVTDKQINQAYKDYHPNITISMITAKDDNSAKQAIEALKSGDSWNTVYKKYTTEKTYAKQNGQLPSFDSTSTSVDSAVQEAAFKLSKPNDYSDSPITGSNGGFYVIQLNKTTTKPSLNNVRSKLSDKIVSTSLNDQKNTTKIQTIIGKILRKENVNVKDSQLKNALNSYMTAGISSSK is encoded by the coding sequence ATGCGTAAATTTATTTGGGGTCTACTTACCGTGATATTTATCGGGGGCCTTGTATTTTTGAGTTTAAACTCATCAAAAACATTGATGACCTCTGACTCAGGAAAAATTACAGAAAAACAGTTTATCAATGATGTCAAAAAATCATCAGCTGGCCAACAAGAATTTGCCAACATGACGATTAACAAAGTTCTTGATAATCAATATGGTGGTAACGTTTCAAAGGCAGACATTCAAAATGCTTATGATACACAAAAAGCACAATATGGTGATTCATTTAAAAGCGTATTAGCATCAAACAATGCAACTGAGGATCAGTTCAAAACGAACATCAAAAATAATTTAGTCATGAATGCTGCCATCAAAGCGAACTATAAAGTGACAGATAAGCAGATCAATCAGGCATATAAAGACTACCATCCAAATATCACTATCTCCATGATAACTGCTAAAGATGATAATTCTGCTAAACAAGCCATTGAGGCATTGAAGTCTGGTGATAGTTGGAATACGGTTTATAAAAAATACACAACTGAAAAAACATATGCCAAACAGAATGGTCAACTACCTTCATTTGACTCAACAAGCACAAGCGTCGATTCAGCTGTTCAAGAAGCTGCATTTAAATTAAGCAAGCCAAATGACTATTCAGATTCTCCTATTACCGGTTCAAACGGTGGATTCTATGTCATTCAATTAAATAAGACAACGACTAAGCCCAGTTTAAACAATGTCCGTAGTAAGTTATCAGACAAAATTGTCTCAACATCCTTAAATGATCAAAAAAATACAACCAAAATTCAAACTATCATTGGTAAAATTTTACGCAAGGAAAACGTCAATGTCAAAGATTCTCAACTCAAAAATGCTTTAAACAGTTACATGACTGCAGGCATTTCATCATCTAAGTAA
- a CDS encoding HIT family protein, translating into MTIFDKIIAGEIPCYKVYEDDDVLAFLDISQVTPGHTLVVPKKHVDDIFGYDETMAQKVLLKLPVIARAIKNSNPKISGLNIQSNNGPSAGQTVLYSHWHLIPRYDDDGLTSTLAPTIDHSADFSANKYQAIADAISAQFRKD; encoded by the coding sequence ATGACTATTTTTGATAAAATTATTGCTGGCGAAATACCCTGTTATAAAGTCTACGAAGACGACGACGTATTGGCATTTTTGGACATTTCACAGGTAACACCCGGACATACACTTGTTGTACCCAAAAAACATGTTGATGATATTTTTGGATATGACGAAACCATGGCTCAAAAAGTCCTCTTAAAGTTGCCTGTGATTGCTCGCGCCATCAAAAACAGCAATCCAAAAATCAGCGGTCTCAACATACAATCTAATAATGGTCCATCAGCAGGCCAAACTGTTCTATACTCTCATTGGCATCTCATACCTCGTTATGACGATGATGGTCTTACCTCTACCCTTGCGCCAACAATTGATCATAGTGCAGACTTTTCTGCAAACAAATATCAAGCTATTGCTGACGCCATTTCGGCACAATTTAGAAAGGACTAA
- a CDS encoding ABC transporter ATP-binding protein, with protein MGLKIKKISGGYVGNSVLKNVSFEVADGEIVALIGLNGAGKSTTINHIIGELHPQQGTIMLNDVYLSQAPTAFKSQIAYIPEQPILYDELTLEEHLHLMLSAHMIDNTVTWSRAFELLKLFRLEDKLHWLPTHFSKGMRQKVMLVAAFMLDAPLLIVDEPFLGLDTLAQKDVVRLIREQAKKGNSVLMTTHLLASAAKFVDKFIVLHEGTVQFIGTPLALADAHGLTLDNLDDFFDLMHETINDEN; from the coding sequence ATGGGATTAAAAATAAAAAAAATATCCGGCGGCTATGTCGGTAACTCGGTTTTGAAAAATGTATCATTTGAAGTTGCTGATGGTGAAATTGTTGCCTTGATCGGTTTAAATGGTGCAGGAAAATCGACGACTATTAATCATATCATTGGTGAACTACACCCGCAGCAAGGAACAATTATGTTAAATGATGTTTATTTATCACAAGCACCTACTGCTTTTAAGTCTCAAATCGCTTACATTCCTGAGCAACCAATTTTGTACGATGAATTGACTTTGGAGGAACATTTACATTTAATGTTGTCAGCTCATATGATCGATAATACTGTGACATGGTCACGTGCTTTTGAGTTACTCAAATTATTTCGTTTGGAAGATAAATTACATTGGTTACCTACGCATTTTTCAAAAGGTATGCGTCAAAAGGTGATGTTAGTTGCTGCTTTCATGTTAGATGCGCCATTATTAATTGTCGATGAACCATTCTTAGGGTTGGATACATTAGCTCAAAAAGATGTTGTTCGCTTGATACGGGAGCAAGCAAAAAAGGGTAATAGCGTGCTAATGACAACACATTTATTGGCTTCTGCTGCAAAATTTGTTGATAAATTCATTGTACTGCATGAAGGCACTGTTCAATTTATTGGGACACCTCTAGCACTGGCAGATGCGCATGGGTTGACATTGGATAATCTAGATGATTTTTTTGACTTAATGCATGAGACTATAAATGATGAAAATTAA
- a CDS encoding ABC transporter permease, producing the protein MMKINDLFVQRFVRAQNINIKYLKLLFNDHFVVFLLIAFGASVLGYRQLILSPQLTLIWQSAWWQLFDVLWLIIGLQMGTLVTYFKPADRLYLLSNDYFIAKSYMKRSIEVSTVFASVWQVIFVILLVPVFWQTHVFSFWRVGTLLLFTLSYKLLLLLLLRDSLFLKPRVNLLKYHSRIKYVLFNVIVPGTIMTLILQLPSESIWIFACSWLIVASVCGYFFYIDDKKAGQLALDWTKIVSQAIEHEQRVLHFYATFAEVPHQSRTIKRRKYLDFMIRKLTKQHQVMYRLYLIRLIRDTEVLPLLVRLELVGAVVMYALLRAPIWLIATIAAMTMYLIIFQMIPIYSNTKQKLWTQLLPIDEKAKQKSFQQLAKQVMFMTTILLAMVSLSHGWLTAIVVIIVMYAIGIFLNKQYIPKKIK; encoded by the coding sequence ATGATGAAAATTAATGACTTATTTGTGCAGCGTTTTGTGCGTGCACAAAATATTAATATTAAATATTTAAAATTACTCTTTAACGATCATTTCGTTGTCTTTCTTTTGATTGCTTTTGGCGCTAGTGTTTTGGGTTATCGACAATTAATTTTGTCCCCACAGCTTACATTAATCTGGCAATCAGCATGGTGGCAATTATTTGATGTGCTGTGGTTAATCATTGGGTTACAGATGGGAACATTAGTAACTTATTTTAAACCAGCAGATCGTCTTTACTTATTGAGTAATGATTATTTTATTGCAAAAAGTTACATGAAGCGCAGTATTGAGGTTAGTACAGTATTTGCTTCAGTGTGGCAAGTAATATTTGTGATTTTATTGGTACCTGTATTCTGGCAAACTCATGTTTTTTCATTCTGGCGTGTAGGCACCTTATTATTATTTACGTTGAGTTATAAATTGTTATTGTTGCTATTATTACGCGATAGTCTGTTTTTAAAACCACGTGTTAATCTGTTGAAATACCACAGCAGAATTAAGTATGTACTGTTTAATGTCATCGTGCCTGGAACAATAATGACACTTATTTTGCAATTGCCATCAGAATCTATTTGGATATTTGCTTGTTCATGGCTTATTGTAGCCAGTGTATGCGGCTACTTTTTTTATATCGACGACAAAAAAGCGGGACAATTAGCGCTTGATTGGACAAAAATAGTATCACAAGCAATAGAACATGAACAACGCGTGTTACATTTTTATGCCACTTTTGCTGAAGTACCACACCAATCAAGGACTATTAAGCGTCGAAAATATCTTGACTTTATGATCCGAAAATTGACAAAACAGCACCAGGTCATGTATCGTTTATATCTCATACGTTTAATACGAGATACTGAGGTGTTACCATTACTAGTGCGGTTAGAATTGGTTGGCGCTGTTGTTATGTATGCTTTACTGCGTGCCCCTATTTGGCTCATTGCCACAATTGCTGCAATGACAATGTATCTCATCATTTTTCAAATGATACCAATCTATTCAAATACTAAACAAAAATTGTGGACACAATTGTTACCAATAGACGAAAAAGCAAAACAAAAATCGTTTCAACAACTTGCAAAACAAGTGATGTTTATGACGACAATTTTATTGGCAATGGTTAGTTTGTCACATGGATGGTTGACCGCAATTGTCGTCATAATTGTTATGTATGCTATTGGCATTTTCTTAAACAAACAATATATTCCTAAAAAAATAAAATAA
- the trmB gene encoding tRNA (guanosine(46)-N7)-methyltransferase TrmB, which yields MHLRAKPWASAWLTAHSDIVIDQKQATEQIGKWQMLFDQKNPIHIEIGSGKGQFILGMALAHPEINYIGMEIQETAIAIAARKSFEQVGKLPNLRYIYGNGNGVETYFEKAEVAKLYLNFSDPWPKTRHESRRLTYKSFLKSYEAILPEKGEVEFKTDNRHLFEYSMVSFVNYGMRWSTNDYSLDLHQDDEKVLGNIETEYEQKFMAKGQPIYKIKAHF from the coding sequence ATGCATCTTAGAGCAAAACCTTGGGCATCTGCTTGGTTAACAGCGCATTCTGACATTGTCATTGATCAAAAACAGGCAACAGAACAGATTGGCAAATGGCAAATGTTATTTGATCAAAAAAACCCAATTCACATTGAAATTGGTTCTGGAAAAGGACAATTTATTCTTGGTATGGCACTAGCACATCCAGAAATAAATTATATTGGTATGGAGATTCAAGAGACAGCAATAGCTATTGCTGCACGTAAAAGTTTTGAACAGGTTGGAAAACTGCCGAACTTGCGCTATATTTATGGCAATGGTAATGGTGTGGAAACGTACTTTGAAAAGGCTGAAGTTGCCAAATTATATCTTAATTTTTCTGATCCATGGCCGAAAACTCGTCACGAATCACGTCGATTAACCTACAAATCTTTTTTAAAGTCATATGAGGCTATTTTACCTGAAAAAGGCGAAGTAGAATTTAAAACTGATAACCGTCATTTATTTGAATACTCGATGGTCAGTTTCGTGAATTATGGTATGCGATGGTCAACGAATGACTATTCTTTAGATTTACATCAAGATGATGAAAAAGTTTTAGGTAATATAGAAACAGAGTATGAACAGAAGTTTATGGCTAAAGGTCAACCTATTTATAAGATAAAGGCTCACTTCTAG
- a CDS encoding tyrosine-type recombinase/integrase, which translates to MQSHRIIAITEQFSKLLHDNSDYLPLYSHYYNRQFSRRLKDIIDALDIPHLRFHDLRHSHASFLLYNDVSIDYVSKRLGHKNTRITLDVYAHMLKEKETEQSTMALKFLSSSPQMSPESKNNA; encoded by the coding sequence ATGCAATCGCATAGAATTATAGCTATCACAGAGCAGTTTTCGAAATTACTACACGACAATTCTGACTACCTCCCTTTATATTCTCACTATTACAACAGACAATTTAGCAGACGGTTAAAAGATATTATAGATGCTCTTGATATACCACACCTTAGATTTCACGATTTAAGGCACTCTCACGCTAGTTTTCTACTATACAACGATGTTTCTATTGATTATGTTTCCAAGCGCTTAGGTCATAAGAATACGCGTATAACATTAGACGTTTATGCCCACATGTTAAAAGAGAAAGAGACAGAACAAAGTACAATGGCTTTAAAGTTTTTATCTTCAAGTCCCCAAATGTCCCCAGAAAGCAAAAACAACGCCTAA
- a CDS encoding ArpU family phage packaging/lysis transcriptional regulator yields MQLLPDINEAATIRDVRQFFEVEVERIARIAHEDMGGLKSPTMSDMPRSETFGNSVETRLNKQIEARMLFDKIKTAISFIKYPYRQILETRYIDGMNWLDMGSQFQYSSRQLMRKRDLAFLYFADTFEEVHDFHIYQ; encoded by the coding sequence ATGCAGTTACTACCTGATATAAATGAAGCAGCAACGATTAGAGATGTCCGTCAGTTTTTCGAAGTGGAGGTGGAACGGATTGCCAGAATAGCTCATGAAGATATGGGTGGTTTAAAGTCACCAACTATGTCAGATATGCCACGGTCAGAAACATTTGGTAATTCAGTTGAAACTCGGTTGAATAAGCAAATCGAGGCACGTATGTTGTTTGATAAGATAAAAACTGCAATTAGTTTCATCAAATATCCCTACCGTCAGATACTCGAGACAAGGTATATTGATGGCATGAATTGGTTGGATATGGGGAGTCAGTTTCAATACTCGTCTAGACAATTAATGCGCAAGCGCGATCTAGCCTTTTTGTATTTTGCCGATACTTTTGAAGAGGTGCATGATTTTCATATTTACCAGTAG
- a CDS encoding Kiwa anti-phage protein KwaB-like domain-containing protein, producing the protein MEEKEITSDTVLTDVKTVATMLKKAGADVRLYLLWKNKKETMFSYAETSKEIKDSFKKRWMNDYNDDKNQEITQFNVGMEKTDHLMFCSSEEFPLMKKHVEKTNTENDPKQFVEDLSTIRPKLNLVRGYCAHIYTDEENLYLFGSTNTFNSLTKSRGFGLIGNVGDKEITKLSDDDLIIGFNPKTTCYIHNSVCVIKNKKGFEDLFGLLEEYKKLAEETIKLFSNYPEFYQGIENFEDDLNRRPILYRSVVNFGKKTGIIESVSQHLDEIKMIKENDAFKAKYKDLKINDKGIVYTRSSLPLFLSLLNEEPVKSIITGNEFFAEH; encoded by the coding sequence ATGGAAGAAAAAGAGATTACGAGTGATACAGTTTTAACGGACGTAAAAACTGTGGCAACAATGTTGAAAAAAGCAGGTGCAGACGTTAGATTATACCTTTTATGGAAAAATAAAAAAGAAACAATGTTTAGTTATGCTGAAACAAGTAAAGAGATTAAGGACTCGTTTAAAAAAAGGTGGATGAACGATTATAATGATGATAAAAATCAAGAAATTACTCAGTTTAATGTAGGCATGGAAAAAACGGATCATTTGATGTTTTGCAGTTCTGAAGAATTTCCTTTGATGAAAAAACATGTTGAAAAAACCAATACAGAAAATGATCCTAAACAATTTGTTGAAGATTTGTCTACTATTAGACCAAAATTAAATCTTGTAAGAGGTTACTGTGCACATATTTATACTGATGAAGAAAACTTGTATCTTTTTGGTAGCACTAATACTTTCAATAGCCTAACTAAATCGCGAGGGTTTGGATTGATTGGAAATGTTGGAGACAAAGAAATCACTAAATTATCGGATGATGATTTGATAATTGGATTCAATCCAAAAACTACTTGCTATATACACAATAGTGTTTGTGTAATAAAAAATAAAAAAGGATTTGAAGACTTATTTGGATTATTAGAAGAATATAAAAAGTTGGCAGAAGAAACAATAAAATTATTTTCGAACTATCCGGAATTTTATCAAGGAATCGAAAATTTCGAAGACGACCTGAATAGAAGACCTATCTTATATAGGTCAGTAGTTAATTTTGGAAAAAAAACTGGTATCATAGAAAGCGTTTCACAGCACTTGGATGAAATTAAGATGATTAAAGAAAACGATGCCTTTAAAGCGAAGTATAAAGATTTAAAAATAAATGACAAGGGAATAGTTTATACTAGAAGTTCACTTCCATTATTTTTATCTTTACTTAATGAAGAGCCGGTTAAATCCATAATTACAGGAAATGAATTTTTTGCAGAACACTAA
- a CDS encoding terminase small subunit, which yields MKLTPKQKKFADEYIKTGNATQSAIEAGYSKKTARSVGSENLTKPDIFEYIAKRIEEIDKDKIAEQKEILEFMTRVMRRQEMEQVTNVLKKPVVLTVTGSGDDNTYEKIVNEEVLEVTEIAGSVGDAVRAADLLSKIIKPAKEETSFEEDRARKMKADADLAEKKVELLNGGSGEITINVKPFEEDM from the coding sequence ATGAAATTAACACCGAAACAGAAGAAGTTTGCTGATGAGTATATCAAGACTGGAAACGCTACGCAGTCAGCTATTGAAGCGGGTTACAGCAAGAAGACTGCAAGAAGTGTTGGCAGCGAAAACCTGACAAAACCTGACATATTTGAGTACATAGCTAAGCGAATTGAAGAAATCGATAAAGATAAGATCGCAGAGCAAAAAGAGATATTGGAGTTTATGACTCGTGTCATGCGCCGGCAAGAGATGGAACAAGTAACTAATGTGCTTAAAAAACCTGTTGTCTTAACTGTAACAGGTTCTGGTGATGATAATACTTATGAAAAGATCGTCAACGAAGAAGTTCTTGAAGTAACGGAAATTGCAGGTAGTGTGGGGGATGCAGTTAGAGCAGCAGACCTTCTTTCAAAAATTATAAAGCCAGCTAAAGAAGAGACATCATTCGAAGAGGATAGGGCTCGCAAGATGAAAGCTGATGCTGATCTGGCTGAAAAGAAAGTCGAGTTATTGAATGGTGGTAGCGGTGAGATAACTATCAATGTTAAACCGTTCGAGGAGGACATGTAA
- a CDS encoding phage terminase large subunit codes for MSEIEWNLPEMVSKAYAPLFNSKKRYIVYKGSRGSGKSEAEATKVIYDILTKSYVNWLVLRRYANTNRQSTFTLLQKVANRMGVGSLFQFNSSLPEITYKPTGQKILFRGADKPLSITSISVETGNLCRLWVEEAYQLELEDAFDTVDESMRGIIADPDGYYQTINWETYAAIEFGERVTSQEDFNKSYGAYMWLTRKLADEAGANYDLDDNDVIEIKTHNFASRTGRGSDHVVDPIAFLAK; via the coding sequence ATGTCTGAAATTGAATGGAATTTACCAGAAATGGTTAGTAAAGCATACGCGCCACTTTTTAACAGTAAGAAGCGCTACATTGTCTACAAAGGTAGCCGTGGAAGTGGTAAAAGCGAAGCAGAAGCCACGAAGGTCATCTACGATATACTCACGAAGTCATACGTTAATTGGTTGGTGTTGAGGCGATATGCCAACACTAACAGACAATCAACATTTACATTATTACAAAAGGTTGCTAATCGCATGGGCGTTGGCAGCCTTTTTCAATTTAACAGCTCACTACCTGAAATAACGTATAAACCAACAGGGCAAAAGATACTGTTTCGTGGTGCTGATAAACCATTGTCTATTACATCTATATCGGTTGAAACGGGTAATTTATGCCGATTATGGGTAGAAGAAGCCTATCAATTAGAGTTAGAAGATGCGTTTGATACAGTTGATGAATCAATGCGTGGCATTATTGCAGATCCAGACGGTTATTACCAAACAATAAATTGGGAAACATATGCAGCGATTGAATTTGGCGAGCGTGTCACTTCTCAAGAAGATTTCAACAAGTCATACGGCGCTTATATGTGGTTGACTCGTAAATTAGCAGACGAAGCAGGAGCAAATTATGATCTCGATGACAACGACGTTATTGAGATCAAGACGCACAACTTTGCTTCGCGTACCGGACGTGGTTCAGACCATGTAGTAGATCCTATTGCATTTTTGGCGAAGTGA
- a CDS encoding DUF6978 family protein, giving the protein MSNQQLFTQLKQLAKLVEGNSVTVPAFSKESRTLLKDKATRNSKFDLIINKKGHRNKDIFSLVIMSSNYPDKIMMRLDYSGSSHKGVETPHVHIFDEQHDFGSKAISLQNLSSIMINQYMDALTWFLKENSVDMSGVQIQETIV; this is encoded by the coding sequence ATGTCAAATCAACAATTATTTACGCAACTAAAACAATTGGCAAAATTAGTTGAGGGGAATAGTGTAACAGTACCAGCTTTTTCTAAAGAAAGTAGGACGTTGTTAAAAGACAAAGCAACCCGTAACTCGAAATTTGATTTAATTATAAACAAAAAGGGTCATAGAAACAAAGACATATTCTCACTTGTAATAATGTCAAGTAATTATCCAGATAAGATAATGATGCGCTTAGATTATTCAGGATCATCTCATAAAGGTGTGGAAACACCTCATGTTCATATATTTGATGAACAGCATGATTTTGGAAGTAAAGCTATTTCTTTACAAAATTTGTCGAGTATTATGATTAATCAATACATGGATGCATTAACTTGGTTTTTGAAAGAAAATAGTGTTGATATGTCGGGAGTACAAATTCAAGAAACTATTGTTTAG
- a CDS encoding DUF1828 domain-containing protein: MKLDTTLLLSQYLDWLKNKYRIKNLEDSNQIITPFTNAIGDNINIYVDKIDEKHFLLSDDGETINDLSLNGIELTTTRNQMIDRILIGSGVHRVDDELTIDGVSSEFPEKKHSLLQTILRVNDLMMTRRNNIVNLFSEEVTDFLKENDIIGTSKAKFAGISGLNYTIDYTIPARKNRPEMFIQFHNHLTFSAITNSTFIFEDINEQRPLEVGDKPINKIIANTEDYAISDKAFRVAESKNIEILPFSDKNKILATLH; the protein is encoded by the coding sequence ATGAAACTTGATACAACGTTGTTGTTATCTCAATACCTGGATTGGTTAAAAAATAAGTATCGCATAAAAAATTTGGAAGATTCTAACCAAATAATTACTCCTTTTACAAACGCTATCGGTGATAATATAAATATATATGTTGATAAAATAGATGAAAAGCATTTTCTTTTAAGCGATGATGGAGAAACAATAAACGATTTGTCCTTAAACGGAATCGAATTAACAACTACTCGTAATCAAATGATCGATAGAATATTAATCGGCTCTGGCGTTCATAGAGTTGATGATGAATTGACTATAGATGGTGTTTCATCTGAATTTCCAGAAAAAAAGCACTCACTATTGCAAACAATTCTAAGAGTAAATGATTTGATGATGACTCGTAGGAATAATATTGTCAATCTTTTTTCAGAAGAAGTCACGGATTTTCTAAAAGAGAACGATATAATAGGGACGAGTAAAGCTAAATTCGCAGGTATTTCTGGTTTGAACTATACGATTGACTATACAATTCCGGCCAGAAAAAATAGGCCTGAAATGTTTATTCAGTTTCATAACCACTTGACATTTAGTGCGATTACTAATTCTACGTTTATTTTTGAAGATATTAACGAGCAAAGACCATTAGAAGTAGGAGACAAACCAATTAATAAAATAATTGCTAATACTGAAGATTATGCTATTAGTGACAAAGCATTTCGTGTTGCTGAATCCAAGAATATTGAAATACTTCCGTTTTCTGACAAAAACAAAATTTTAGCTACTCTACATTGA